The window GCAGTAATCGCTGACTAGTTCTGCTTCAAATCAGCAGCTGCCTGCTGAGCAAGCATGGCGTTATATGCCTTGAGCTCGGCATCTTCGTCACGATCTGCTTGGCGGTCTTTGCGCTTTGCTTCTTTCGCGTCTGAACGGTTCCACTGATAGCCAATGATGAGCGCAAGGACAAGGTTGGGAAGTTCTCCCACACTCCACGCGATCGCCCCACCGGCTTGCTGGTCTTCCAGCGGAGTGGAACCCCACGTGCGACCCATGGCTCCATACCAATCAGCAAGGAGCAAGTTCTCGCTCGACATAATGCCCAGACCAAAGAAGGCGTGCACCGTCATCGCAGCCAGAAGTTGAATGAGGCGGAAGGGGTAGGGGTAACGAGTCTTGACCGGGTCAATGCCAATCAAGGATTGCACAAACAAATACCCAGCAAGCAGGAAGTGGACAATCATCCACTCGTGACCGATGTGGTCACTCGTCGCCCATCGGAAGATGGGCGTGTAATAGAACAGCCACAGGGAGCCAACAAAGTTGATGGTGGCAAAGAGTGGGTGAGAAATCACATTGGCGTAGCCTGAGTGGACTGCCTTGAGTATCCACTCGCGTCCACCACGGCTGTCGTCTTGGCGCTTGTTCACCGCACGCATGGCCAAGGTCACCGGAGCACCCGGTACCAGAAATATCGGAACCATCATGCCCAGGGTCATATGAGCGCCCATGTGAGCGGAGAAGAGATACATCTCGTACGAGTTGATGCCGCCGTTGGTGATGTAGAACAGCAGAGCCATACCGGCAACCCACAGCACAGTGCGATACCAAGGCCACTTATCCCCACGCTTGTGAAGTCGATAGACGCCCACCAGATAGAAGAAGACAGCGAAAGCACAGAACAGCAACCAGATCAGGTCAAAGTTCCAGACCGTGAAGTAGCGGTCCAACGTGAACTCTGGTGGAAGCGGGCTGCCAGTGAGAATCTCCGCAGGGGTGGGGTTCTGGTTGAGCGTCTCACTAACCGGAGTGGGCGTGCGCGCAAGTCCAGCAGCCAAGCCTGCTGTCACTCCCATGATGATGAGCTCTAGCGATATGAACCACCAGAACATCTTCTGGGTGGCCGCGCCTGTCATGCGCTTCACCAGGTAGCCACGCTGCCAGAACCCGAAGGCACCGAGGACAACCATGGCGGCAACCTTGGCCAGCACTAGCTGGCCATAAGGTGTGCCGACAAGGGTGTCAATGCTCCCAATGCGCACCATCGCGTTGGCTACTCCCGAAACTGCAACAACAATGAAGGCGATGATGGCCAGAGTGGAGAAACGGGAGACAATCACTGGCAAGCGGTCAGCGTCGATGATGCCGCGTAGGAGAATCAGCGTGAGCACGCCGCCCAGCCAGACAGAGACAAAGACTAAGTGCAGGCCCATCGAGGTAATCGCCATGGCGTGACCCGAGACACTAGCTGAGTGTCCTTGCAGCGCCATGGGCACCAATGTGCCCACCGCTGCCAAGCCGACAAAGAAGAGCGCGGTCTGGTTTGTCACTGCAATACACAGCACCGCAACTAGGGCAGCAAGCAACGTAGTAATCAGCCACGCCTGACCCAGTTCAATGCCCGTAAAGAAGAAACCCAATTGATTGCCGAAGGTGGAGTCCAGGGAGAAGGGCGTCAAGCTCACGTTCATGAACGTGAGGAAACCAGTTGCCGCTGAAGCCAAAGTCATGACGAGGGCTGCAGCTGCAGCAATATCAATGCTGCGAACATAGGCACGTTCCCGCGAGGCGAAAGCCCACAACGCAAGTGCCAGCGAACCAATCATTGTTGCTGCCGAGAGATCGACCAACAGCTTGGCAATGGGCAAGCCGACGCGAACAACAACGCCTGGATCCCCCAAGGCGGGAGTGCGTGAACCACCGCCAAAAGCAAGGGCCCCGAGCAAGACGACAAGCGCAACCAGCACGGTCACTGCGGGGATAGTTATCTTGAATAAACGGGGCACAACTCAAGCCTAGAGATTATTGCTGAAGCTTAAGTGCATAGTGGGTGTGGACCCGAAGGCCCACACCCACCAAAGCGAGTGAAACTCGTGACTACTTGACAGCAGCCTTGAGCTTGCTACCAGCCGAGACCTTTACCGACTTGGATGCGGCAATCTGGATGGTTGCGCCGGTCTGAGGGTTACGACCGGTGCGAGCTGCACGGTTGGTGCGCTCGAAGGAGATGAAGCCGGGGATGGTTACCTTTCCACCCTTAGCAACTTCAGCAGATACAACTGCGAAGAGAGCGTCGATGACGCCGTTTACGTTTGCCTGCGAAAGGTTGGTGTGAGCGGCAACTGCTGCGACAACCTCAGACTTGTTGAGAGCCATTTGTGTCCTCCTGGACGTTGAGCTACCGAGGTAGCACTTTGTTTGGAACGGTTGAGCCACAAGGGCCGTCTCGTTTGGTCTGTATGACCAATCGAAAAAGTATCAGCACATCCGCGTATTTACAGGCAATTCGTGTCGGCGTGGCACGAGAAGACCTCGACCCAAGGTTGAGGGTTTAAAACAGGGTTAAAACAGTGAAAGCCATGGACTGTGAGGTCCATGGCTTTCACGCTTAAATCTGACTGGGACTACCAGCTCGACTTGGTGATACCGGGCAGTTCGCCACGGTGTGCCATTTCGCGGAAACGCACACGAGAAATACCGAACTTAGTGAGAACACCACGGGGACGGCCATCGATCGCGTCGCGGCTGCGAACACGGATGGGAGAAGCGTTACGAGGAAGCTTCTGCAGTGCGATACGTGCTTCTTCGCGAGATGCGTCGGTACCGTTGGGGTCAACGAGTGCCTTCTTGATCTCGAGACGCTTAGCTGCGTAACGCTCAACAATTACCTTGCGCTGCTCGTTACGAGCAATCTTGCTTTTCTTAGCCATTTAGCGCTCCTCACGGAATTCAACGTGCTGACGCACTACGGGGTCGTACTTCTTGAGTACAAGACGGTCAGGGGTGTTACGACGGTTCTTGCGAGTCACGTAGGTGTAACCGGTGCCTGCAGTCGAGCGCAACTTGATGATGGGACGTACGTCCTGTGCCTTAGCCATTAGATTTTCTCCCCACGTGCGAGAAGGTCCTTGACGACGGACTCAATGCCGCGTGCGTCGATAACCTTGATTCCCTTTGCCGACAGAGTCAGCGTTACATTACGACGAAGAGAAGGTACGTAGTACGTCTTCTTCTGAATGTTGGGGTCGAAACGACGCTTGGTGCGTCGGTGCGAGTGTGAAATTGCGTGCCCAAAGCCGGGTACGGCTCCGGTCACCTGACAGGTCGCAGCCATGTCTATCCTCCTAATACCGCAAGACGGGATTGTCTTGCCCAAGATTCCTTGTCTGCACACGAACACCCACAACTCACGAAGTGAGAGAGAACGTGTACTGCTTACGCGAGGAATTCCGCGCAGCCAAGGGTCAAGTCTACGTTGAGTGTGATTCTTAAAGCAAACTCGGGCAGCTCAACTTCGGCATGAAATCAATGATTACGCAGCTAAACGAGTAACCGTTTCTGCCGGGGACAACATGCGGATCAGTAATGAAATCATGAGCTCTTTTTCTTTCGGCTCGCTAATTGCAACCATGAGAGTTAGAGCTGCAAGTGCATTATTTGAAATTCGCTCTTCGCCTTGTTCGTTCTTTAAGATTTCATTTTTTGCCAAAAATGTAACGAAAAGAACTGCGGCGCTTCGTTTATTACCGTCTGAAAGCGGATGGTCCTTGACGACAAGGTACAAAAGATTTGCTGCCTTTTTCTCAACGCTTGGATACAGAGGAAATCCTGCAAATTCTTGATAGATCCCCTCAACAACTGCCTCCAGGCTGCCGCCTCTTTCGATTCCAAACAGACTGTCTTCTGGAAACGAGTCAGCTACCAAACTAATTATTTTTCTGGCTTCCTCGATTGTGAGTTTCCAACTAGGCGTAATCCCTGAAGGAGAAATTATTACTCCCTGGTCATACTCCTTAAGAAGTCGTAGACCAGGCAAATAATCTTGAAGCACATCTGCTATCCCTGACACGAGTTCATTCGAAGCACGGCTCAAAATTCTGACGAGAGAACCGATTTCCTGTAGTCGACGATCATTCGTAACTACCCCGTCAAGCAAATATCGCCTGAGTACTTCAGCCGCCCAGCGGCGAAAATGAACTCCCTCAACGGACTTGACCCGATATCCAACCGAAATGACAACATCAAGACTGTAGTGTTCTATCTCTCTTTCAACCCGCCTGGAACCTTCGAGTTGAACTGTCGCAAATTTTGCGACAGTTCTAAGGCCAGCTAGTTCTTCAGTTACTGCATTCGTGATGTGTTTACCAATGGTTTTCACATCTCGATTGAAGAGAACTGAAAGTTGCTGGCGATTGAGCCAGACTGACTGACCATCGGTTCGAACTTGTAATTCAACTAAGCCGTCTTTGCTCCTGTAAAGCCCGACCGAATTTTCATTTTCGGATTTGGGGTCCACTGTGTTCCTCTCTAGTGAATCCCCTCCGTCTCAGAGAAAAACTAGTCGGAACTACTGACATTGGAGTCAGCTAGTTGAGTTGCACTTCCCGCAGAAGCCGAATACGTCCACCACGTGACGGGGTTGGGTAAATCCATGCTCTGCTGCGACCTTGGCTGCCCACGACTCCACCGCTTCGGCTTCAATTTCTTCAGTGTGTCCACACTGGCGACAAATCAGGTGGTGGTGGTGACCATCACTCGAACAAGCGCGGTAGAGGTTTTCTCCATCTGGTGATTGCAGTGCATCTGCTTCATCTGCAGTGACAAGATCGGTCAGGGCACGATAAACCGTGGCCAGGCCAATCGTGGAGCCTTTGGCCTTGAGCTCAGAGTGCAGCTTCTGGGCAGAGATGAAATCTCCGCGCTCATTCAATGCAGTTCTGACTGCTTCGCGTTGCCACGTGTTGCGCTTCATGCAGCTACTCCCCTCACAGCGGGACGGCGCATGGTGAAGGTTCCCCATGCAATAAAGAAGATGGTCGCTGCCACGAGTGAAATGCTGGCTCCTGCACTGACACCCAGCCAGCGAGAAATGAGCAAGCCTGCTACACCGGCAAGCGCTCCGAGGCTTGGCGCCAGCCAGAACATGACATTGATCTTGTCGGTGAAATAGCGAGCAGCGGCAGCAGGTGCAGCAATCAAAGCAATGGCCAGGATTGCTCCTGCCGCCGGCAGAGCAGCCACCACAGCAACAGTGGTGATCAGGAGAAGCACCGCATCCAGCATCCATGGCTTGGCGCCGGTTGCTGCGAAGGCTTCGGGGTCAAAGAGGAAGAACAGGATCTGCTTGCCCCAGATGAGCATCGTTGCAATCACCGCGAGAAGAGCAACACCGGCAACCAGTCCATCAACCCATGTTGCCGAGAGGATGGAACCAAACAAGAAACTGTCTATCTGAATGGGGATGCTCGGGTTCATTGCCTGCAGCAGAACTCCGGCAGCAAAGCCTGCTGTGAGCATCACGCCCGAGGCGGCCTGTGTTCCTTGTCCGCGGATCCTGCTGAGGAAGCTCAAGATGATGGCCAAGCTCATGCAGGCAATGAGTGCCCCAATCTGGAGGCTAGCTCCCAGGATGGTGGCAATGACTGCACCGGGAAAAGTTGCGTGAGTCAGCGCCTGGGCAAAGAGCACTCTTTTGCGCAGCACAACCAGGACACCAGCCAGGCCAGCGAGTGCTCCCACCAGCATGATGACAATCAGGGCACGTTCGAAGTAACTCATGCGTTGACCCCCTTGCGGAGCACGCGCACAATCAAAGCGATTGCATAGAACGCCACAAAACTGAGCGCAACGGTTGCACCCGCCGGAACATCAACACCGCCGACGACCGAGATGTTGAATCCCAGAGCCAGCCCAATCCAGGACGCCAGAAGGGCTGCTCCCACAGCAACAGCAAAGAGGCCACCCAGCTTGGTGGTCACCAAACGAGAGAGTGCCCCCGGAACAATCAGTACCGCGAGAACCAAAAGATTACCCACCGCATTCGAAGCAGCAACAATGACCAAGGCGATTGAAACGTTCAAGACAAGCTCTGTGCTGACCCGGCGATAGCCGGCAGCAGCACTGCCTTCAGGGTCGAAAGCGCGGAAGACCTGGCGGCGGAACGTGAGGAGCACCAGCATCAGCGCAACACCAGCAACAACCGCAGTGGTGATGGCTTCACTGTCTGTCACGGTGAGCAGGTGACCAAAAAGCAATTGCTCGAGGCCGCCGGCTCGACCCGGGGAAGCTGAGACAATAATCACACCAATGCTGAACATGGCCGTGAGAACAATGGCTGTCGTCGCATCGGAGGTGACCCGGTTATTGCTCATCAGGGTAAGCACGATTGTTGCTGCAGCGGCAGCGACAAGGGCGCCAATGAGAACACCGCCCTGCCCGCCAAAGACGAAGCCCGCTGCCAAACCAGGGAACACCGCGTGGGTGAGGCCATCACTGAGGAACTCAAGCCCCCGAAGGTTAATAAAGACACCAATCACTCCGGCAGCCACACTCAACACAATCAACACCAACAGCGCGCGACCCATAAAGGGCAGCGCGAATGCAGTGGTGAGTGAGTCGAGCAGATTCACGACTAGTGGCCTTCGTGACCTGGCACGACTACCGTGTGCTCATCGATTTCAACCTGGTATTCGTGGAATACCTCTTGCAGGTTGGCCAAAGTGAGAACCTCGTCCTTGGGGCCGAAGGCGATCTGTTGACCGTTCACGAACAGAACGGTGTCACAGACCTCGCGAGCGAGGTCGAGGTCGTGTGTGGTCACGATGATGGCCACGCCTGCCTTCTTGAGCTCGCGAATGGTCTGGAGAAGTGCATCACGGTTGGGCTGGTCCAGGCCGTTGAAGGGCTCATCCAAGAGCAGCAGTCCTGGCTCGGATGCCAGGGCACGGGCCAAGAAGCCGCGTTGCTGTTGACCGCCAGAAAGAGAGCCAAAGCGCTTGTGGGCAACATTGGTCAGACCGACTGCAGCGATCGCGGAGCGAACAGCTGCGCGGTCTGCCTTGCCGGGGAATCTCAGGAGACCCAACTTGCGGTAGCGACCCATCATCACGACCTGCTTGAGGGTGACCGGGAACTCGGGATCAATATGTTCGGTCTGAGGTAGATAGCCGACGGAGTCCGCGGTCTTTCCA of the Aurantimicrobium photophilum genome contains:
- a CDS encoding cytochrome c oxidase assembly protein; translation: MPRLFKITIPAVTVLVALVVLLGALAFGGGSRTPALGDPGVVVRVGLPIAKLLVDLSAATMIGSLALALWAFASRERAYVRSIDIAAAAALVMTLASAATGFLTFMNVSLTPFSLDSTFGNQLGFFFTGIELGQAWLITTLLAALVAVLCIAVTNQTALFFVGLAAVGTLVPMALQGHSASVSGHAMAITSMGLHLVFVSVWLGGVLTLILLRGIIDADRLPVIVSRFSTLAIIAFIVVAVSGVANAMVRIGSIDTLVGTPYGQLVLAKVAAMVVLGAFGFWQRGYLVKRMTGAATQKMFWWFISLELIIMGVTAGLAAGLARTPTPVSETLNQNPTPAEILTGSPLPPEFTLDRYFTVWNFDLIWLLFCAFAVFFYLVGVYRLHKRGDKWPWYRTVLWVAGMALLFYITNGGINSYEMYLFSAHMGAHMTLGMMVPIFLVPGAPVTLAMRAVNKRQDDSRGGREWILKAVHSGYANVISHPLFATINFVGSLWLFYYTPIFRWATSDHIGHEWMIVHFLLAGYLFVQSLIGIDPVKTRYPYPFRLIQLLAAMTVHAFFGLGIMSSENLLLADWYGAMGRTWGSTPLEDQQAGGAIAWSVGELPNLVLALIIGYQWNRSDAKEAKRKDRQADRDEDAELKAYNAMLAQQAAADLKQN
- a CDS encoding metal ABC transporter permease: MNLLDSLTTAFALPFMGRALLVLIVLSVAAGVIGVFINLRGLEFLSDGLTHAVFPGLAAGFVFGGQGGVLIGALVAAAAATIVLTLMSNNRVTSDATTAIVLTAMFSIGVIIVSASPGRAGGLEQLLFGHLLTVTDSEAITTAVVAGVALMLVLLTFRRQVFRAFDPEGSAAAGYRRVSTELVLNVSIALVIVAASNAVGNLLVLAVLIVPGALSRLVTTKLGGLFAVAVGAALLASWIGLALGFNISVVGGVDVPAGATVALSFVAFYAIALIVRVLRKGVNA
- a CDS encoding metal ABC transporter permease, translating into MSYFERALIVIMLVGALAGLAGVLVVLRKRVLFAQALTHATFPGAVIATILGASLQIGALIACMSLAIILSFLSRIRGQGTQAASGVMLTAGFAAGVLLQAMNPSIPIQIDSFLFGSILSATWVDGLVAGVALLAVIATMLIWGKQILFFLFDPEAFAATGAKPWMLDAVLLLITTVAVVAALPAAGAILAIALIAAPAAAARYFTDKINVMFWLAPSLGALAGVAGLLISRWLGVSAGASISLVAATIFFIAWGTFTMRRPAVRGVAA
- the rhuM gene encoding RhuM family protein, which codes for MDPKSENENSVGLYRSKDGLVELQVRTDGQSVWLNRQQLSVLFNRDVKTIGKHITNAVTEELAGLRTVAKFATVQLEGSRRVEREIEHYSLDVVISVGYRVKSVEGVHFRRWAAEVLRRYLLDGVVTNDRRLQEIGSLVRILSRASNELVSGIADVLQDYLPGLRLLKEYDQGVIISPSGITPSWKLTIEEARKIISLVADSFPEDSLFGIERGGSLEAVVEGIYQEFAGFPLYPSVEKKAANLLYLVVKDHPLSDGNKRSAAVLFVTFLAKNEILKNEQGEERISNNALAALTLMVAISEPKEKELMISLLIRMLSPAETVTRLAA
- a CDS encoding metal ABC transporter ATP-binding protein, with amino-acid sequence MSPRTRPIPIITDDALTITGGAFSYGNTPALTEVNISVKPGDAMALIGPNGSGKSTLLKGVLGLIPLVEGSMGFGKTADSVGYLPQTEHIDPEFPVTLKQVVMMGRYRKLGLLRFPGKADRAAVRSAIAAVGLTNVAHKRFGSLSGGQQQRGFLARALASEPGLLLLDEPFNGLDQPNRDALLQTIRELKKAGVAIIVTTHDLDLAREVCDTVLFVNGQQIAFGPKDEVLTLANLQEVFHEYQVEIDEHTVVVPGHEGH
- the rpsN gene encoding 30S ribosomal protein S14; translated protein: MAKKSKIARNEQRKVIVERYAAKRLEIKKALVDPNGTDASREEARIALQKLPRNASPIRVRSRDAIDGRPRGVLTKFGISRVRFREMAHRGELPGITKSSW
- the rpmG gene encoding 50S ribosomal protein L33, which produces MAKAQDVRPIIKLRSTAGTGYTYVTRKNRRNTPDRLVLKKYDPVVRQHVEFREER
- a CDS encoding HU family DNA-binding protein codes for the protein MALNKSEVVAAVAAHTNLSQANVNGVIDALFAVVSAEVAKGGKVTIPGFISFERTNRAARTGRNPQTGATIQIAASKSVKVSAGSKLKAAVK
- a CDS encoding Fur family transcriptional regulator; amino-acid sequence: MKRNTWQREAVRTALNERGDFISAQKLHSELKAKGSTIGLATVYRALTDLVTADEADALQSPDGENLYRACSSDGHHHHLICRQCGHTEEIEAEAVESWAAKVAAEHGFTQPRHVVDVFGFCGKCNSTS
- the rpmB gene encoding 50S ribosomal protein L28 translates to MAATCQVTGAVPGFGHAISHSHRRTKRRFDPNIQKKTYYVPSLRRNVTLTLSAKGIKVIDARGIESVVKDLLARGEKI